A single region of the Thioalkalivibrio nitratireducens DSM 14787 genome encodes:
- a CDS encoding alpha/beta fold hydrolase, giving the protein MKAVPPLVLVAGLALAAPTINASGAGEKSYTPHSVTAPDDVTLSVQEWGNSEGQTILFIHGFSQAHMNWEQQVEDPELAKEFRMITFDLRGHGMSDKPEEAGYYRDSKRWAGDVAAIIENLDLVDPVLVASSMGGRVVGDYVAYYGEAGIGGLMFVGAILMDDAARWFGPATKHLVPMTSADLGTAIDATKHFIDSFFVNAPSEDEVRTLIAYNMMTPRHVRKALLGREADYERHWRELTVPVLLFHGVEDQVIELGMSESAAELIEHAQTSYIDGIGHLPFLEVPERFNTKLAEFVRKVGED; this is encoded by the coding sequence ATGAAAGCAGTTCCTCCACTCGTTCTCGTCGCCGGGCTGGCGCTTGCCGCGCCGACGATAAATGCCTCCGGTGCCGGTGAGAAGAGCTATACACCGCATAGCGTCACCGCTCCGGATGACGTCACGCTGTCCGTGCAGGAATGGGGCAACTCGGAGGGTCAGACTATTCTGTTCATCCACGGATTTAGCCAGGCGCATATGAACTGGGAGCAGCAGGTTGAGGATCCGGAGCTTGCCAAGGAATTCCGGATGATCACTTTCGACCTGCGTGGTCACGGCATGTCGGACAAGCCCGAGGAGGCGGGTTATTATCGGGACAGCAAGCGGTGGGCCGGTGATGTGGCGGCCATCATCGAGAACCTGGATCTGGTGGATCCGGTGCTCGTGGCTTCTTCGATGGGTGGACGCGTCGTCGGCGACTACGTGGCCTATTACGGTGAAGCAGGGATCGGCGGGCTCATGTTCGTCGGTGCGATCCTCATGGATGACGCAGCCCGGTGGTTCGGGCCAGCTACCAAGCATCTGGTGCCCATGACCTCGGCGGACCTGGGTACGGCCATCGACGCGACCAAGCACTTTATCGATAGCTTTTTCGTGAACGCGCCGTCCGAGGATGAGGTTCGCACCTTGATTGCCTACAACATGATGACACCGCGCCATGTTCGCAAGGCGCTGCTCGGTCGGGAGGCGGATTACGAAAGGCATTGGCGCGAGCTCACCGTGCCGGTGCTCCTCTTTCATGGCGTCGAGGATCAGGTCATCGAATTGGGAATGTCTGAAAGTGCCGCCGAGCTGATCGAGCACGCGCAGACGTCGTACATAGATGGCATTGGCCATCTCCCTTTTCTGGAGGTCCCAGAACGGTTCAATACCAAGCTTGCGGAGTTCGTCCGGAAAGTCGGGGAAGATTGA
- a CDS encoding Druantia anti-phage system protein DruA: MIQGLVARYPGLSRTELAATACELLGWLRANGKPKTVECRAFLDTLEEQQRIVLPARRQKRAKRVAVAIATEDRPAPVPIQGPLAALGPLQLHAVTSAEQRRQWRALVEQHHYRGHRIPFGAHLRYLAVSAQGVVGCLQYSSPAWRLQGRDRWIGWSDAQRQERLQHVLCNSRFLILPWVQVPNLASHLLARGARQVVADWPAQYGVTPWLLETLVDSRFRGACYRAANWMALGETTGRGRDDRRHRRHGAAPKSVWLYPLHRHSRRWLRGEG; the protein is encoded by the coding sequence TTGATCCAGGGGCTGGTCGCCCGCTATCCCGGGCTCAGCCGCACGGAACTGGCCGCGACCGCCTGTGAGCTGCTGGGATGGCTGCGCGCCAACGGCAAGCCGAAGACCGTCGAGTGCAGGGCCTTCCTCGACACCCTGGAGGAACAGCAGCGGATCGTGCTGCCGGCGCGGCGGCAGAAGCGGGCCAAGCGGGTGGCCGTGGCGATCGCCACCGAGGACCGGCCGGCGCCGGTGCCGATCCAGGGGCCGCTCGCGGCGCTCGGTCCGCTGCAGCTGCACGCGGTCACCAGTGCCGAGCAGCGCCGCCAGTGGCGCGCTTTGGTCGAGCAGCATCACTATCGGGGGCATCGCATTCCCTTTGGCGCCCATCTGCGCTATCTCGCCGTGTCCGCGCAGGGGGTGGTCGGCTGCCTGCAATACTCGAGCCCCGCCTGGCGGCTGCAGGGCCGGGATCGCTGGATCGGCTGGAGCGACGCGCAGCGCCAGGAACGCTTGCAGCATGTGCTGTGCAACAGCCGGTTTCTGATCCTGCCCTGGGTGCAGGTCCCGAACCTGGCGAGCCACCTCCTGGCCCGGGGTGCCCGGCAGGTGGTGGCGGACTGGCCAGCGCAGTATGGTGTCACCCCCTGGCTGCTCGAAACGCTGGTGGACTCCCGCTTTCGCGGCGCCTGCTATCGGGCCGCCAACTGGATGGCGCTGGGTGAGACCACCGGCCGCGGCCGCGACGACCGCCGCCACCGCCGTCATGGCGCCGCGCCCAAAAGCGTGTGGCTCTATCCCCTGCACCGGCACAGCCGGCGCTGGCTGCGCGGGGAGGGCTAG
- a CDS encoding ISKra4-like element ISTni1 family transposase, translating to MGCAAARVLEFDPLEEVRRMAHEQLDQWLEQMRPLFEQEKPPTLLELSQHFTRTRPQLLGGVLQSLADALYAHLQDQRQAPCPCCGKTIRRKRRDPKRCNTLQGPVDLERGYFYCTDCRVGFHPLDQAMELSRAFHQYDVEEKVLKLATEMPYERAAELVSDLTGVPVSNRHAHQRVEQVVQLADLETVIPDRQEIRRRIAQAKKDPDDRPVLVVALDGAHAPTRSRAKRNTKRGPGKWREVKGVRLYLAPEDGRIVPLASWHQIQDAEAMKQDLQQIAARIPQDQVRIALLGDGAAWVWNTLETCFPEGRPVLDYYHCAEHVHKVADAHYGNCARAIEWVEATLARLAANQVDAVIWGLQRLQADAFARAEIDKLITYLQNHRQRIDYDACKAEGLPIGSGAIESANKFISHARLKRSGAWWQTATACCACAARCTTALSTGCSRNIGRRRSEF from the coding sequence ATGGGCTGCGCTGCCGCACGGGTGCTGGAGTTCGACCCGCTGGAGGAGGTCCGCCGCATGGCTCATGAACAACTCGATCAATGGCTGGAGCAGATGCGGCCCCTGTTCGAACAGGAAAAGCCGCCCACGCTGCTGGAGCTGAGCCAGCATTTCACCCGCACCCGCCCGCAGCTGCTCGGTGGCGTGCTGCAATCGCTGGCCGATGCGCTCTACGCCCATCTCCAGGACCAGCGCCAGGCCCCCTGTCCGTGCTGCGGCAAAACGATCCGGCGCAAGCGCCGGGATCCCAAGCGCTGCAACACCCTGCAGGGGCCGGTCGACCTGGAACGCGGCTACTTCTACTGCACCGATTGCCGGGTCGGCTTTCACCCGCTGGATCAGGCGATGGAACTCAGCCGCGCCTTTCACCAGTACGACGTCGAGGAAAAGGTCCTCAAGCTGGCCACCGAGATGCCCTACGAACGCGCGGCGGAGCTGGTCAGCGATCTGACCGGCGTGCCGGTCAGCAACCGCCATGCGCATCAGCGGGTCGAGCAGGTGGTGCAGCTCGCCGACCTGGAAACCGTGATTCCCGATCGCCAGGAAATCCGCCGACGCATCGCGCAGGCGAAGAAGGATCCCGACGACCGGCCGGTGCTGGTCGTGGCGCTGGACGGCGCCCATGCCCCGACGCGGTCCCGGGCCAAGCGCAACACTAAACGCGGGCCGGGCAAATGGCGCGAGGTCAAAGGCGTGCGCCTCTACCTGGCGCCGGAAGACGGCCGTATCGTTCCGCTGGCCAGTTGGCACCAGATCCAGGATGCCGAAGCCATGAAACAGGATCTCCAGCAGATCGCCGCCCGCATCCCGCAGGACCAGGTGCGCATCGCCTTGCTGGGCGACGGCGCGGCCTGGGTCTGGAACACGCTCGAGACCTGCTTCCCCGAAGGCCGGCCGGTCCTCGACTACTACCACTGCGCGGAACACGTCCACAAAGTGGCCGATGCCCACTACGGGAACTGCGCCCGGGCCATCGAATGGGTGGAAGCCACCCTGGCGCGGCTGGCCGCGAATCAGGTCGACGCGGTGATCTGGGGCCTGCAACGGCTCCAGGCCGATGCGTTCGCCCGAGCCGAGATCGACAAGCTCATCACCTACCTGCAGAACCACCGCCAGCGCATCGACTACGACGCCTGCAAGGCCGAAGGCCTGCCGATCGGCAGCGGCGCGATCGAATCGGCCAACAAGTTCATCAGCCACGCCCGGCTGAAGCGCTCCGGTGCCTGGTGGCAAACGGCAACGGCATGCTGCGCCTGCGCTGCGCGCTGTACAACGGCACTTTCGACCGGGTGTTCCAGAAATATCGGTCGCAGAAGGTCAGAATTTTAG
- a CDS encoding bleomycin resistance protein: MTTDLLGSVPVLHISNAERSCEFYCNKLGFQKNWQHQFEPGFPLFVSISRGSVTFFLTEHPESSAGAFVYIHAEDVDALAQELQARGVTLGQGPVSQPWGMREIQLEDPDGNRLRFGQDIEEKIS, from the coding sequence ATGACAACGGACCTGCTCGGTAGTGTTCCAGTGCTGCATATCTCCAATGCGGAGCGAAGCTGTGAGTTCTATTGCAACAAACTCGGCTTCCAGAAGAACTGGCAGCACCAGTTCGAACCAGGGTTTCCGTTGTTTGTCTCCATTAGCCGTGGGTCGGTCACCTTCTTCCTCACCGAGCATCCAGAGAGCAGCGCTGGGGCGTTCGTCTATATTCATGCGGAGGATGTGGACGCGCTAGCGCAGGAGCTTCAGGCGCGCGGAGTGACTCTCGGGCAGGGGCCGGTGAGCCAGCCTTGGGGCATGAGGGAGATACAGCTTGAGGATCCTGATGGAAACCGCTTGCGGTTCGGGCAGGACATCGAAGAGAAAATAAGCTAA
- a CDS encoding type II toxin-antitoxin system RelE family toxin, translated as MANYKLVFKKSVSKDLRSIPNKDVARILQRIEGLQENPRPVGSEKLSGQERYRIRQGAYRIIYEVEDELLVVTVVKVGHRKHVY; from the coding sequence ATGGCAAACTATAAGCTTGTATTCAAGAAATCTGTCTCTAAAGACCTTCGTTCAATCCCAAACAAAGATGTTGCCCGCATTCTTCAGCGCATAGAGGGGCTGCAGGAAAATCCCCGCCCTGTCGGCAGTGAAAAGCTTTCAGGACAAGAGCGGTACCGAATCAGACAGGGTGCGTACCGAATCATATATGAAGTGGAAGATGAGCTTCTTGTCGTAACGGTTGTGAAGGTTGGCCATCGAAAGCATGTCTACTGA